One Coffea arabica cultivar ET-39 chromosome 5e, Coffea Arabica ET-39 HiFi, whole genome shotgun sequence DNA segment encodes these proteins:
- the LOC140004027 gene encoding cytochrome P450 724B1-like isoform X2, translating to MAGWFWFIMLFGLVGVPFGIILNHFLPLFSKQGLVPQGSFGWPILGETLSFLKPHPSNSIGSFLQEHCSRYGKVFTSHLFFSPTVVSCDQELNYFVLQNEDKLFQCSYPKPIHGILGKVSMLVAVNDTHKKLRNVALSLVNTTKSKPEFLNDAERIAIQVLNSWQKKEQVIFCDEARKFAFNVIVKQVLGLTPDEPRTTQILQDFLTFMRGLISFPLYIPGTPYARAVQARRRISSTIETIIEERRRNAGAENCSSKRSDFLEILLCVDTLSEDEKVSFVLDSLLGGYETTFLLTSMVVYFLAQSKVALEQLKLEHQGIRKVKDKDEYLNWEDYKKMVFTQHVINEALRSGNIVKFVHRKALKDVKFKDYVIPAGWKVLPIFSAVHLDPSIHANAFQFNPWRWLDEDQTCKKFTPFGGGSRCCPGSELGKVEVAFFLHHLIQNYR from the exons ATGGCAGGATGGTTTTGGTTTATCATGCTATTTGGTTTGGTGGGAGTCCCGTTTGGGATAATTTTGAATCATTTCTTGCCTTTATTCTCGAAGCAAGGCCTTGTCCCTCAAGGGTCCTTTGGGTGGCCAATACTTGGAGAAACCCTTTCCTTTTTGAAGCCCCATCCTTCCAACTCAATTGGATCTTTTCTTCAAGAACACTGTTCTAG GTACGGGAAAGTTTTTACATCCCATTTATTCTTCTCCCCCACGGTGGTTTCATGTGACCAAGAACTCAACTATTTCGTACTACAAAATGAAGATAAATTATTCCAGTGTAGCTACCCAAAACCCATCCACGGTATTCTTGGAAAGGTATCAATGCTGGTTGCTGTCAATGACACACACAAGAAGCTCAGGAATGTGGCCCTCTCACTTGTGAACACCACCAAATCCAAACCTGAGTTTCTGAATGATGCTGAGAGAATAGCAATTCAGGTACTCAATTCATGGCAAAAGAAAGAACAGGTCATCTTCTGTGATGAAGCTAGAAAG TTTGCATTCAATGTAATAGTGAAGCAAGTTCTCGGTTTAACACCAGATGAGCCAAGAACTACACAGATTCTGCAAGATTTTCTTACTTTCATGAGAGGGCTGATCTCGTTTCCACTGTATATTCCGGGGACTCCATATGCAAGAGCTGTTCAG GCTAGACGTAGAATCTCTTCAACTATCGAAACAATAAtagaagaaagaaggagaaatGCTGGTGCTGAAAATTGTAGCAGTAAAAGGAGTGATTTCCTTGAGATACTGCTTTGTGTTGATACCTTATCTGAAGATGAAAAAGTTAGCTTTGTCCTAGATTCCCTACTGGGCGGCTATGAAACTACATTCCTGCTAACGTCCATGGTGGTTTACTTCCTTGCACAATCCAAAGTTGCACTTGAACAATTAAAG CTAGAGCACCAGGGCATAAGGAAAGTGAAGGACAAAGATGAATACCTGAATTGGGAAGACTACAAGAAGATGGTTTTCACTCAGCAC GTCATTAATGAAGCTCTGAGAAGTGGAAACATTGTGAAATTTGTCCACCGAAAGGCTCTTAAAGATGTCAAGTTCAAAG ATTATGTAATTCCAGCCGGTTGGAAGGTCCTACCTATTTTTAGCGCAGTTCACTTGGACCCTTCAATCCATGCCAACGCTTTCCAATTTAATCCTTGGAGATGGCTG GATGAAGAtcaaacatgcaagaaatttaCACCCTTCGGTGGGGGGTCTCGTTGTTGTCCCGGATCTGAACTTGGAAAAGTTGAGGTCGCATTTTTCCTCCACCACCTTATACAAAACTACAGGTAA
- the LOC140004027 gene encoding cytochrome P450 724B1-like isoform X1: protein MAGWFWFIMLFGLVGVPFGIILNHFLPLFSKQGLVPQGSFGWPILGETLSFLKPHPSNSIGSFLQEHCSRYGKVFTSHLFFSPTVVSCDQELNYFVLQNEDKLFQCSYPKPIHGILGKVSMLVAVNDTHKKLRNVALSLVNTTKSKPEFLNDAERIAIQVLNSWQKKEQVIFCDEARKFAFNVIVKQVLGLTPDEPRTTQILQDFLTFMRGLISFPLYIPGTPYARAVQARRRISSTIETIIEERRRNAGAENCSSKRSDFLEILLCVDTLSEDEKVSFVLDSLLGGYETTFLLTSMVVYFLAQSKVALEQLKLEHQGIRKVKDKDEYLNWEDYKKMVFTQHVINEALRSGNIVKFVHRKALKDVKFKDYVIPAGWKVLPIFSAVHLDPSIHANAFQFNPWRWLDEDQTCKKFTPFGGGSRCCPGSELGKVEVAFFLHHLIQNYRWSVEDGEEPMAYPYVEFRRGLTLNISNCSR from the exons ATGGCAGGATGGTTTTGGTTTATCATGCTATTTGGTTTGGTGGGAGTCCCGTTTGGGATAATTTTGAATCATTTCTTGCCTTTATTCTCGAAGCAAGGCCTTGTCCCTCAAGGGTCCTTTGGGTGGCCAATACTTGGAGAAACCCTTTCCTTTTTGAAGCCCCATCCTTCCAACTCAATTGGATCTTTTCTTCAAGAACACTGTTCTAG GTACGGGAAAGTTTTTACATCCCATTTATTCTTCTCCCCCACGGTGGTTTCATGTGACCAAGAACTCAACTATTTCGTACTACAAAATGAAGATAAATTATTCCAGTGTAGCTACCCAAAACCCATCCACGGTATTCTTGGAAAGGTATCAATGCTGGTTGCTGTCAATGACACACACAAGAAGCTCAGGAATGTGGCCCTCTCACTTGTGAACACCACCAAATCCAAACCTGAGTTTCTGAATGATGCTGAGAGAATAGCAATTCAGGTACTCAATTCATGGCAAAAGAAAGAACAGGTCATCTTCTGTGATGAAGCTAGAAAG TTTGCATTCAATGTAATAGTGAAGCAAGTTCTCGGTTTAACACCAGATGAGCCAAGAACTACACAGATTCTGCAAGATTTTCTTACTTTCATGAGAGGGCTGATCTCGTTTCCACTGTATATTCCGGGGACTCCATATGCAAGAGCTGTTCAG GCTAGACGTAGAATCTCTTCAACTATCGAAACAATAAtagaagaaagaaggagaaatGCTGGTGCTGAAAATTGTAGCAGTAAAAGGAGTGATTTCCTTGAGATACTGCTTTGTGTTGATACCTTATCTGAAGATGAAAAAGTTAGCTTTGTCCTAGATTCCCTACTGGGCGGCTATGAAACTACATTCCTGCTAACGTCCATGGTGGTTTACTTCCTTGCACAATCCAAAGTTGCACTTGAACAATTAAAG CTAGAGCACCAGGGCATAAGGAAAGTGAAGGACAAAGATGAATACCTGAATTGGGAAGACTACAAGAAGATGGTTTTCACTCAGCAC GTCATTAATGAAGCTCTGAGAAGTGGAAACATTGTGAAATTTGTCCACCGAAAGGCTCTTAAAGATGTCAAGTTCAAAG ATTATGTAATTCCAGCCGGTTGGAAGGTCCTACCTATTTTTAGCGCAGTTCACTTGGACCCTTCAATCCATGCCAACGCTTTCCAATTTAATCCTTGGAGATGGCTG GATGAAGAtcaaacatgcaagaaatttaCACCCTTCGGTGGGGGGTCTCGTTGTTGTCCCGGATCTGAACTTGGAAAAGTTGAGGTCGCATTTTTCCTCCACCACCTTATACAAAACTACAG GTGGAGTGTAGAAGATGGCGAAGAACCAATGGCATACCCGTATGTAGAGTTCAGAAGAGGTTTGACACTGAATATATCTAACTGTTCCAGATGA